One Glycine soja cultivar W05 chromosome 2, ASM419377v2, whole genome shotgun sequence genomic region harbors:
- the LOC114370327 gene encoding dnaJ protein ERDJ3B-like, whose product MASPRANLLFLLWLLCYSLYAIAGKSYYDVLEIPKGASEEQIKRAYRKLALKYHPDKNPGNQEANKRFAEINNAYEVLSDSERRSIYDRYGEEGLKQHAAGGGRGGGGMGMEFQDIFASFFGGGPMEEEERIVKGDDVLVELDATLEDLYMGGSLKVWREKNVLKPASGKRLCNCRNELYHKQIGPGMFQQFTEQVCDKCPNVKYERDGHFITVDIEKGMQDGQEVLFFEDGEPIIDGESGDLRIRIRTAPHDLFRREGNDLHTTVTITLVQALVGFEKTVKHLDEHLVDISTKGITNPKQVRKFKGEGMPLHMSTKKGDLYVTFEVLFPNSLTEEQKTNIIAIID is encoded by the exons ATGGCTAGTCCAAGAGCCAACCTCTTGTTCCTCCTATGGCTTCTGTGTTATTCTCTCTACGCCATTGCCGG AAAGAGCTATTACGACGTACTTGAAATCCCGAAAGGCGCGTCGGAGGAGCAGATAAAGAGAGCGTACAGGAAGCTGGCGTTAAAGTACCATCCCGATAAGAACCCTGGCAACCAAGAAGCCAATAAGAGATTTGCCGAAATTAACAATG CGTATGAAGTACTCTCGGACAGCGAGAGGAGAAGCATTTACGATAGGTACGGCGAAGAGGGCTTGAAACAGCATGCTGCCGGAGGCGGCAGAGGTGGTGGCGGAATGGGAATGGAATTCCAAGACATTTTCGCCTC CTTCTTCGGGGGAGGTCCAATGGAGGAGGAAGAGAGAATTGTGAAAGGTGATGATGTGCTTGTTGAATTGGATGCAACGCTCGAGGATTTGTACATGGGAGGTTCCTTAAAG gtttggagggagaaaaatgttttaaagcCAGCATCTGGGAAGAGACTCTGTAACTGTAGAAATGAGCTTTATCACAAGCAAATAGGTCCTGGGATGTTTCAACAGTTCACGGAGCAG GTCTGTGACAAATGTCCAAATGTTAAATATGAAAGAGATGGTCATTTCATCACTGTTGATATTGAGAAAGGCATGCAAGATGGGCAG GAAGTGCTATTTTTTGAGGATGGTGAGCCCATAATTGATGGAGAGTCTGGAGATCTAAGG ATTCGTATCCGAACAGCACCCCATGACCTCTTCAGAAGGGAAGGCAATGACTTGCACACCACTGTCACTATAACACTG GTTCAAGCACTTGTTGGCTTTGAGAAGACTGTTAAACACCTAGATGAGCATCTGGTGGACATAAGCACGAAG GGAATCACAAATCCAAAGCAAGTGAGGAAGTTCAAAGGAGAGGGCATGCCACTGCATATGAGCACAAAGAAAGGAGATCTTTACGTCACGTTTGAGGTTCTGTTCCCAAACTCACTAACAGAGGAgcagaaaacaaatataatagcAATTATTGATTAG
- the LOC114378556 gene encoding transcription factor MYB12-like — MGRAPCCEKVGLKKGRWTAEEDEILAKYIQANGEGSWRSLPKNAGLLRCGKSCRLRWINYLRADLKRGNISAEEENTIVKLHASFGNRWSLIANHLPGRTDNEIKNYWNSHLSRKIYSFPGAGAGASAGIMDTPKVVYIPPKRKCGRTSRWAMKKNKTYTQKVNDRINQRHTQIGFPQQNSDTAVPTPPTPSLESEGLSNAVNDFKVLDGDVAEFDEPRTEELEAEVNKRDNSVGGVEESSNTDEDILGLCELEGINEDSGMLLGFSDILESCLAETTCGVWDISEERESNDVVAADACRDKIASSEEGSCSSMNQDWDWESVLEFSNAVDNWEDQDKLLTWLWEDDDCKRLGETDTQILQNDMVIDWFLS; from the exons ATGGGAAGGGCTCCTTGTTGTGAGAAAGTGGGATTGAAGAAGGGGAGGTGGACAGCAGAGGAGGATGAGATCTTGGCAAAATACATTCAGGCCAATGGGGAAGGTTCTTGGAGGTCATTGCCTAAAAATGCAg GATTATTAAGGTGTGGGAAGAGTTGCAGGCTGAGATGGATTAACTATTTGAGAGCTGACCTTAAAAGAGGAAACATTTCTGCTGAAGAGGAAAATACCATTGTTAAGTTGCACGCTTCTTTTGGTAACAG GTGGTCTTTGATAGCAAATCACTTACCAGGAAGAACAGACAACGAGATAAAAAACTACTGGAATTCTCACCTCAGCAGGAAAATTTACAGTTTCCCAGGTGCAGGTGCAGGTGCAAGTGCAGGGATCATGGATACACCTAAGGTAGTATATATTCCTCCCAAGCGCAAATGTGGTAGAACAAGTCGTTGGGccatgaagaaaaacaaaacatacacccAAAAAGTCAATGATAGGATTAACCAGAGACACACACAAATTGGTTTCCCTCAACAGAACAGTGACACCGCAGTTCCGACGCCACCAACTCCGTCTCTAGAGAGTGAGGGTTTGTCAAACGCCGTTAATGACTTCAAGGTCCTGGACGGTGACGTGGCAGAGTTTGATGAGCCGAGAACGGAGGAGCTGGAGGCGGAGGTAAATAAACGTGACAATAGCGTTGGAGGCGTGGAAGAAAGTAGTAATACCGATGAAGACATCTTGGGACTGTGTGAACTAGAGGGCATTAATGAGGACAGTGGGATGTTGTTGGGTTTTAGTGACATTTTGGAAAGTTGCCTTGCGGAAACAACATGTGGGGTTTGGGACAtaagtgaagagagagaaagcaaTGACGTGGTGGCGGCTGATGCTTGTCGCGACAAAATAGCATCGAGTGAGGAAGGGTCATGCTCTTCCATGAATCAAGACTGGGACTGGGAGAGCGTGTTAGAGTTTAGTAACGCTGTTGATAATTGGGAGGACCAAGACAAATTGCTCACTTGGCTGTGGGAGGACGATGACTGCAAGAGATTGGGAGAGACAGATACTCAGATACTACAAAACGACATGGTTATTGATTGGTTTCTCTCTTGA
- the LOC114378562 gene encoding probable protein disulfide-isomerase A6, translating to MEMYQIWSRRIALGAFAFVLLFLSASADDVVVLSEDNFEKEVGQDRGALVEFYAPWCGHCKKLAPEYEKLGSSFKKAKSVLIGKVDCDEHKSLCSKYGVSGYPTIQWFPKGSLEPKKYEGPRTADSLAEFVNTEGGTNVKIATAPSNVVVLTSENFNEVVLDETKDVLVEFYAPWCGHCKSLAPTYEKVATAFKLEEDVVIANLDADKYKDLAEKYDVSGFPTLKFFPKGNKAGEEYGGGRDLDDFVAFINEKSGTSRDVKGQLTSQAGIVESLDVLVKEFVAASDEEKKFVFTRMEEEVEKLKGSASRHGKIYLKAAKNYLEKGSDYAKNEIQRLQRILDKSISPAKADELTLKKNILSTYAA from the exons atggagatGTATCAGATCTGGAGCAGGAGAATAGCGTTGGGAGCGTTCGCGTTTGTTCTGCTTTTCCTATCGGCCTCAGCAGACGACGTCGTTGTGCTCTCTGAAGATAACTTCGAGAAGGAAGTTGGTCAGGACAGAGGAGCTCTCGTTGAGTTCTATGCTCCTTG GTGTGGACACTGCAAAAAGCTTGCTCCAGAATATGAAAAGCTTGGTAGCAGCTTCAAGAAAGCCAAATCTGTTTTAATCGGCAAG GTTGACTGTGATGAGCACAAGAGTTTGTGCAGCAAATATGGAGTCTCTGGGTACCCAACAATTCAGTGGTTTCCAAAAGGATCTCTTGAACCCAAAAA GTATGAAGGGCCACGCACTGCTGATTCACTTGCTGAGTTTGTAAATACGGAAGGAG GAACAAATGTGAAGATTGCTACAGCTCCTTCCAATGTAGTGGTGCTTACATCTGAAAATTTTAATGAGGTTGTCTTAGATGAAACCAAAGATGTCTTGGTTGAGTTTTATGCACCCTG GTGTGGACATTGCAAAAGTCTTGCTCCT aCTTACGAGAAAGTTGCCACAGCATTTAAATTGGAGGAAGATGTAGTAATTGCAAATCTGGATGCTGATAAATATAAGGATCTGGCTGAAAA GTATGATGTGAGTGGATTTCCTACCTTGAAGTTCTTCCCAAAGGGCAACAAAGCTGGTGAAGAGTACGGAGGTGGAAGAGACTTGGATGACTTTGTGGCTTTTATCAATGAGAAATCTGGAACAAGTCGAGATGTAAAAGGACAACTTACTTCCCAA GCTGGTATAGTAGAAAGCTTGGATGTCTTGGTTAAGGAGTTTGTAGCTGCCAGCGATGAAGAGAAGAAATTCGTGTTTACCCGAATGGAAGAGGAAGTTGAGAAGCTGAAGGGTTCTGCCTCAAG gcACGGGAAGATTTACTTGAAAGCTGCCAAGAATTACTTGGAAAAAGGTTCTGATTATGCTAAGAACGAAATCCAGCGCCTACAGCGCATACTTGACAAG TCCATTAGTCCTGCCAAGGCCGACGAGTTAACTCTAAAGAAAAATATCTTGTCGACATATGCGGCTTGA
- the LOC114378571 gene encoding uncharacterized protein LOC114378571, producing the protein MGSDSNLGGSPSASSPSAKRTRDPEEEVYLDNLRSHKRYLSEIMASSLNGLTVGDSLPDNLMESPARSESMFSFRDDMSLQYSPMSEDSDDLRFCETPVHSCSSQPDSLPSSPVSPHRYQRPQNALPSAPSSSSNASYGSTIACPQPRQRGSDSEGRFPSSPSDICHSADLRRAALLRSVQMRTQPPGPASLDLPFVSNQESAPNIDPEERSCSYMKSLVDEREY; encoded by the exons ATGGGTTCTGATTCCAATTTGGGAGGGTCGCCCTCAGCATCTTCGCCCAGTGCCAAGCGCACCAGAGATCCCGAAGAGGAAGTTTATCTCGACAATCTTCGCTCTCACAAGCGTTACCTAAGCGAG ATAATGGCATCCAGTCTCAACGGATTGACAGTTGGAGACTCACTTCCTGATAATCTCATGGAATCTCCAGCAAGGTCTGAAAGCATGTTCTCTTTCAG AGATGATATGTCTTTACAATATTCACCGATGTCAGAAGATTCAGATGACCTAAGGTTTTGCGAGACCCCTGTGCACAGTTGCTCATCCCAACCGGACAGTCTTCCCAGTAGTCCAGTTTCTCCACACAGGTACCAAAGACCACAGAATGCATTGCCTTCAGCACCTTCTTCAAGTTCAAATGCCTCTTATGGCTCCACCATTGCTTGCCCCCAGCCTCGTCAGCGAGGGTCGGATTCTGAAGGCCGCTTCCCATCATCCCCAAGTGATATATGCCACTCAGCTGACTTGAGAAGAGCTGCACTTCTAAGATCTGTGCAGATGAGAACACAGCCTCCTGGCCCTGCATCTTTGGACCTGCCTTTTGTTTCTAACCAAGAGTCTGCTCCTAACATAGATCCTGAGGAAAGATCTTGCTCATATATGAAATCTCTGGTTGACGAGAGAGAGTATTGA